A region from the Salminus brasiliensis chromosome 22, fSalBra1.hap2, whole genome shotgun sequence genome encodes:
- the chmp2a gene encoding charged multivesicular body protein 2a: MEFLFGRRKTPEEMLRQNQRALNRAMRDLDRERQRLEQQEKKIIADIKKMAKQGQMDAVKIMAKDLVRTRRYVKKFIMMRANIQAVSLKIQTLKSNNSMAQAMKGVTKAMATMNRQLKLPQIQKIMMEFERQSEIMDMKEEMMNDAIDDAMGDEDDEEESDAVVSQVLDELGLNLSDELSNLPSTGGSLAVATGKKAEPQPSLADADADLEERLNNLRRD; encoded by the exons ATGGAGTTCTTATTCGGGCGGAGAAAAACTCCAGAGGAGATGCTGAGACAGAACCAGAGAGCACTGAACAGAGCCATGAGAGATCTAGACAGAGAACGTCAGAGGCTGGAACAACAGGAAAAGAAAATCATAGCTGACATTAAGAAAATGGCCAAGCAAGGACAGATG GACGCTGTTAAGATCATGGCAAAGGACTTGGTTCGCACTAGGCGATATGTTAAAAAGTTCATCATGATGAGAGCCAATATCCAAGCAGTTAGCCTCAAAATCCAGACCCTCAAGTCCAACAACAGCATGGCACAGGCAATGAAAGGAGTCACCAAAGCCATGGCTACAATGAACAGACAG ctgaagttgcCACAAATTCAGAAGATCATGATGGAGTTTGAGCGCCAAAGTGAAATTATGGACATGAAGGAGGAGATGATGAATGATGCAATTGATGATGCAATGGgagatgaggatgatgaagaagaaag TGATGCTGTGGTCTCACAGGTGCTGGATGAGCTGGGTCTAAATCTTTCAGATGAACTCTCAA ACCTGCCTTCTACCGGGGGGAGTCTTGCAGTCGCAACTGGGAAGAAAGCGGAGCCACAGCCGAGTCTGGCAGATGCAGACGCTGACCTGGAGGAAAGACTGAACAATCTCAGAAGAGACTGA
- the msl1b gene encoding male-specific lethal 1 homolog, with amino-acid sequence MNMRSESISNVGLRSESNNFYLSRGASGHTVGVPRNSYTFVTETHDPLGAALSSAGQHFITSRNLDKNLVGKETRPFLPIGQNKAVAVPPGASSESAETLASQAKQMGGEGTPVKSKTPLGQTNAMDNKAEFVSMNSHNSRDSGGEDSAKGLDSMGASHEHTEGKRKNIKKTPGHPSAQASCLRQLLLLQLDLIEQQQQQLQSKDKEIDELKADRDTLLARIERMERRLQLMSKEPRDKRLFQPLERWVPDTDDFWDSDVGDSPQTPSAKGSSFSRGSKVQKRKFGFIDSKIQRSQGKASRLTPQKSDPGGASPCHRDLRNKETPEKAGLGKSSGQTEALSEGEDNCEHEDLPYMTTTEMYLCCWHQPPVSPLRESSPKKEEDVAIPSWRENSMEPLMDEDALDVPESLEDGVFLKRHAKLELDEKRRKRWDIQRIREQRMLQRLQQRMEKRKINVQESEPELSSFYPEIDDVESIIITPFLPVVAFGRPLPKITPQNFELPWLDERSRCRIENQKKQTPHRTCRK; translated from the exons ATGAATATGCGCTCGGAGTCCATATCTAACGTGGGACTGCGCTCAGAATCCAACAATTTCTATCTGTCGAGAGGAGCCTCGGGGCACACTGTCGGTGTCCCGAGAAATTCGTACACTTTCGTGACTGAAACACATGATCCGCTTGGCGCTGCCCTCAGCAGCGCCGGACAGCACTTCATTACTTCCAGAAACCTGGACAAGAACCTCGTTGGGAAGGAGACTCGGCCGTTCCTGCCGATAGGGCAGAACAAAGCGGTAGCTGTTCCTCCTGGAGCCAGCTCTGAGAGCGCAGAGACCCTTGCATCTCAAGCCAAACAAATGGGGGGCGAAGGGACCCCTGTTAAAAGTAAAACTCCACTCGGACAGACCAACGCTATGGACAACAAAGCAGAATTTGTTTCAATGAATTCTCACAATTCCAGGGATTCTGGTGGGGAGGACAGTGCAAAGGGGTTGGACAGTATGGGGGCGTCTCATGAACACACGGAGGGTAAACGAAAGAACATAAAGAAGACCCCTGGCCACCCCAGTGCACAGGCCAGTTGTCTCCGGCAGCTCCTTCTGCTTCAGCTGGACCTGatcgagcagcagcagcaacagcttcagTCCAAGGACAAGGAAATAGATGAACTTAAAGCAGACAGAGACACG CTGCTGGCTCGCATTGAGCGAATGGAGCGGCGCCTACAGCTGATGAGCAAGGAACCACGTGATAAGCGCCTGTTCCAGCCACTGGAGCGATGGGTCCCAGACACAGATGACTTCTGGGATTCTGATGTGGGGGACAGTCCTCAGACCCCCAGCGCTAAGGGCTCTTCTTTTAGTCGAGGCAGCAAGGTGCAAAAGAG GAAATTTGGTTTCATAGATTCCAAGATACAGAGGTCACAGGGAAAGGCTTCCAGATTAACGCCCCAGAAATCAGACCCTGGAGGAGCTTCACCATGTCACAGGGACCTGCGAAACAAGGAGACCCCAGAGAAAGCGGGACTGGGGAAGTCGTCAGGACAGACGGAGGCCCTCTCCGAAGGAGAAGATAACTGTGAACATGAAGACTTGCCGTACATGACAACGACAGAAATGTACTTGTGCTGTTGGCACCAACCTCCTGTCTCACCTTTGCGTGAATCGTCGCccaagaaagaggaggatgttGCCA TCCCATCATGGAGGGAAAACAGCATGGAGCCTTTGATGGACGAAGATGCTTTGGATGTCCCTGAG AGTCTTGAGGACGGGGTCTTCCTGAAACGCCATGCAAAGCTAGAGCtagatgagaagagaaggaaaag ATGGGACATTCAGAGGATACGGGAGCAGCGTATGCTACAGAGGCTGCAACAGCGCATGGAGAAGAGAAAGATAAATGTTCAGGAGAGTGAGCCAGAGCTGTCGTCGTTTTATCCTGAAATTGATGATG TGGAGTCGATTATCATCACCCCCTTTCTCCCTGTTGTGGCCTTTGGTCGGCCTTTGCccaaaatcactccaca GAACTTTGAGTTGCCATGGCTTGATGAAAGAAGTCGTTGCCGTATAGAGAATCAGAAAAAACAGACTCCTCACAGGACCTGCCGGAAATAA
- the snf8 gene encoding vacuolar-sorting protein SNF8: MHRRGVGAGAIAKKKLAEAKYKERGTVLAEDQIVQMSKQLETFKTHLEEFASKHKQEIRKSSQFRVQFQEMCATIGVDPLASGKGFWSEMLGVGDFYYELGVQIIEVCLALKHRNGGLITLDELHQRVLKGRGKFAQDVSQDDLVRAIKKLKAMGNGFGMIPVGGSYLVQSVPAELNMDHTVVLQLAEKKGYVTVSEIRDSLKWEKERACHVLDHLLKEGLAWLDSQAAGEPQYWLPALFSELSSRDVTPEEANQMTP, encoded by the exons ATGCACAGAAGAGGAGTCGGGGCGGGGGCGATCGCCAAGAAGAAACTCGCCGAG gccAAGTACAAAGAAAGAGGTACAGTCCTGGCTGAAGATCAGATTGTACAG ATGTCTAAACAGTTAGAAACGTTCAAAACCCATCTGGAAGAATTTGCCAGCAAACACAAGCAAGAGATTCGAAAGAGCTCACAGTTCAGAGTCCAGTTCCAAGAAATGTGTGCTACAATAGGAGTCGACCCTCTGGCAT CTGGTAAAGGATTTTGGTCTGAGATGCTTGGAGTTGGAGATTTCTATTATGAGCTTGGTGTGCAAATCATTGAAGTCTGTCTTGCTCTAAAACACAGAAATGGCG GTCTCATAACACTCGACGAACTTCACCAGCGTGTGTTGAAGGGAAGAGGGAAGTTTGCTCAGGATGTGAGCCA AGATGATTTGGTACGGGCCATCAAAAAGCTCAAGGCGATGGGGAATGGCTTTGGAATGATCCCTGTTGGAGGCTCCTATTTAGTCCAGTCAGTCCCCGCTGAGCTCAATATGGACCACACTGTCGTTCTTCAGCTGGCTGAG AAAAAGGGCTACGTAACAGTGAGTGAGATCAGAGACAGCCTGAAGTGGGAGAAAGAACGGGCGTGTCATGTACTT GACCACCTGCTGAAAGAGGGTCTGGCATGGTTGGATTCCCAAGCTGCAGGGGAGCCACAATACTGGCTGCCCGCCCTGTTCTCTGAACTTTCCTCTCGCGACGTCACACCTGAGGAGGCTAACCAAATGACACCGTGA
- the calcoco2 gene encoding calcium-binding and coiled-coil domain-containing protein 2 has translation MNDSTKEDQAALEMESSSFSQVVFMDVPRSYTPNTCVKCTFTVTAGLKPTSRDWIGVFKVGWNSTQKYHNYVWVEPPVDNDGPEPLKLQAVFNEYYLPKDDGEFYQFCYVDNSGQVRGASTPFCFQNPAESSLDCSLEKDLLVITTQEQAEQMEKEKKGLLAEMESLKEKNMLFKNELDERLREIHRLRMHIDKLKADGGAETQPPKEQQPEIVEQVTQEQQLFSHAAVEDETKQEQESLIFLQDKYDKAVQKINMLKQEIIQLEQQLEALQAENSQLVPKMKEAEQNFNRLEDHVQLLQVDVQSGRKENEKLHSEIQEIIREVEGLRIENKALRGPLSEQGPSDRENNTKIQTLLTQLTEARGTLRKEIANSNEANTRADKAELELRELKKQLEQRTVAEERQQNRSQVETQLKEALRRVDEQKHVATEAILEKERLSAENEELKEYVRTLQKQVYDLEVASVAAVAQQSSPLSPSSTDPFNSQQEQQSASQYSLSGNAAETENKKVCRHCQESFPDISEDELAMHEQSHKVCPFCTLICDDLEQQEFEDHVYAHE, from the exons ATGAACGACAGCACGAAAGAAGACCAGGCTGCTTTGGAAATGGAGTCCTCCTCCTTTTCTCAGGTTGTGTTTATGGATGTGCCGCGCTCGTACACACCCAACACATGTGTGAAGTGCACTTTCACTGTGACTGCCGGACTGAAGCCCACCTCTAGAGACTGGATCGGTGTATTTAAG GTTGGCTGGAATTCAACACAGAAGTACCACAACTATGTGTGGGTGGAGCCTCCTGTGGACAACGATGGACCTGAGCCCCTTAAATTACAAGCTGTCTTTAATG AGTACTACCTTCCTAAGGACGATGGGGAGTTCTACCAGTTCTGCTATGTGGACAACAGTGGCCAGGTCAGAGGAGCCAGCACACCATTCTGCTTCCAAAACCCAGCAGAATCAAGCCTAGACTGCAGCCTGGAGAAAGACCTTTTAGTGATCACGACACAG GAACAAGCAGAGCagatggagaaggagaagaagggcTTACTGGCCGAGATGGAAAGcctcaaagaaaaaaacatgcttttTAAAAACGAGCTGGATGAAAGATTGCGTGAGATCCACCGTCTCAGG ATGCACATTGATAAACTGAAGGCAGATGGTGGGGCTGAGACACAACCACCAAAAGAGCAGCAGCCTGAGATTGTTGAACAGGTTACCCAAGAGCAGCAGCTTTTCTCCCACGCTGCGGTAGAAGACGAAACCAAACAGGAACAGGAG TCACTGATTTTTCTCCAAGACAAGTATGATAAAGCCGTGCAGAAGATCAACATGCTGAAGCAGGAGATTATTCAGCTGGAGCAACAGCTCGAAGCCCTGCAGGCTGAGAATTCACA GCTGGTCCCCAAGATGAAAGAAGCTGAGCAGAATTTTAACAGACTGGAGGATcatgtccagctgctgcag GTTGATGTACAAAGTGGCCGGAAAGAGAACGAAAAATTGCATTCTGAAATACAGGAGATTATACGGGAGGTGGAGGGTCTGCGGATAGAAAATAAGGCCTTACGTGGACCCTTATCAGAACAAGGACCTTCTGATAGGGAAAATAATACAAAG ATCCAGACCCTCCTGACACAGCTGACGGAAGCCAGAGGAACGCTGCGCAAGGAAATTGCAAACAGCAATGAGGCAAACACACGGGCAGATAAAGCTGAGCTGGAGCTGCGAGAACTGAAGAAGCAGCTTGAGCAAAGGACAGTGGCTGAAGAGAGACAGCAGAACAGAAGCCAGGTTGAG acacagctcaAGGAAGCACTGAGAAGAGTTGATGAACAGAAACATGTGGCGACAGAGGCTATATTAGAAAAGGAAAGACTTTCTGCAGAGAATGAG GAACTCAAAGAATATGTAAGGACGTTACAAAAGCAAGTGTATGACCTTGAGGTGGCTTCAGTAGCTGCTGTTGCTCAGCAGTCCAGCCCCCTCAGTCCATCATCTACTGATCCATTCAACTCACAACAGGAACAACAGTCAGCCTCCCAGTACTCTCTCTCTG GGAATGCCGCTGAAACTGAAAACAAG AAGGTGTGCCGCCATTGCCAAGAAAGCTTCCCTGATATCAGTGAAGATGAACTGGCAATGCATGAGCAATCTCACAAGGTGTGTCCCTTCTGTACCCTGATCTGCGATGATTTGGAGCAGCAAGAGTTTGAAGACCATGTGTATGCCCACGAGTGA
- the stx4 gene encoding syntaxin-4: protein MRDRTKELGNPAEGSDEDEEGTALMIKPGTGTSGKEDKENEAFFRKVQEIREGLETLKKKVRELENKQKTVLGVALPDDSMKKELQELRDEIKVLASQIHRKLKNLEPKKTDDDGKYVPINLRMQRTQHAVLSRDFVEVMANCNTVQAQYRDRNVERIQRQLKITGSEVSDEQLESMLESGQTDVFTQNILTDVKATKQALNEIETRHDEILKLERSIRDLHDMFQYLAMEVEAQGEMVNRIENNIINSSNYVEKAVAETAEAVTSQNKARKKKMWIAICCAILLLILIIALATTLS from the exons ATGCGAGACCGAACCAAAGAACTGGGAAAT CCTGCAGAGGGTTCAGATGAAGATGAGGAAGGCACAGCACTCATGATAAAACCGGGCACTGGGACCTCAGGGAAGGAGGATAAAGAAAATGAAGCTTTCTTCCGAAAG GTCCAAGAGATTCGAGAAGGCCTTGAAACTCTTAAGAAGAAAGTGAGGGAACTGGAGAACAAGCAGAAAACTGTTTTAGGGGTGGCTCTCCCAGATGACA GTATGAAAAAGGAACTTCAAGAACTAAGGGATGAAATTAAAGTACTAGCCAGCCAGATCCACAGGAAACTGAAGA ATCTGGAACCCAAGAAAACTGATGACGATGGGAAATATGTTCCTATAAACTTAAGAATGCAAAGAACGCAG CATGCTGTCTTGTCTCGTGACTTTGTGGAGGTGATGGCCAATTGTAACACTGTTCAGGCCCaatacagagacagaaatgtggAGAGGATACAGAGGCAACTCAAAATCA CTGGCAGTGAAGTGTCAGATGAGCAGCTAGAGTCAATGCTGGAGAGTGGACAGACCGATGTGTTCACACAAAAT ATCTTAACAGATGTTAAAGCTACTAAGCAGGCACTGAATGAGATTGAGACACGACATGATGAGATTCTCAAACTAGAAAGAAGCATCAGAGACCTTCATGACATGTTCCAGTATCTCGCCATGGAGGTGGAGGCACAA GGCGAAATGGTTAATCGAATTGAGAACAACATAATTAACTCTTCTAACTATGTGGAGAAGGCTGTTGCCGAAACTGCAGAAGCTGTTACCTCTCAGAACAAGGCCCGTAAG AAGAAGATGTGGATTGCGATATGCTGCGCAATTTTACTTTTGATACTTATCATCGCCCTGGCTACTACTTTAAGCTGA
- the LOC140544538 gene encoding uncharacterized protein produces MEDPEIRQQKLDNQRTLLIKKQQKRRANAQMMTANNEARPKSRKQKAGAEDTALLISQSQSSNSLNDPLLEQVHDNVLEEINLGEMNISSQTAETADETPVPPIIKTIDLDLDNQTSPRHTADTHSQAEGKKTKKKGVKKPQAKLLELDAVGDGEEKKEKKTVKKKEKKNDSKEKVKKSEEEKTIQIESVVEFNITEDKQANIDSDDDDRKDWSKKPVPPTPKKKKHFNASRCHLSDSADDNEDEEEIIRTQKKPPKSTKNNYNLASLNSNYRQSSSDSDSSDMGKSSPISLEDLEQFALRPAPRDTTIQCRITRDRRGMEKGIYPTYYLHMEKEDGKRVFLMAGRKRKKSTTSNYLISIDPTDLSRDTSSYIGKLRSNVLGTKFTVYDNGENPERKPFIKESESLRQELAAICYEKNILGFKGPRKMTVIIPGMHENDERVSIRPKSDIESLLTRYENGNKENLVCLVNKSPSWNEQTQSYVLNFHGRVTQASVKNFQIVHPDNEDYIVMQFGRVAEDVFSMDFSFPMCALQAFAITLSSFDGKLACE; encoded by the exons ATGGAGGACCCAGAAATCCGCCAGCAGAAGCTTGACAATCAG CGAACACTTCTGATCAAGAAGCAGCAGAAAAGACGAGCCAATGCTCAGATGATGACGGCCAATAATGAGGCTCGACCAAAGAGCCGCAAACAGAAAGCGGGGGCTGAAGACACAGCGTTGTTAATCAGCCAGTCTCAAAGCAGCAATTCACTAAATG ATCCGCTGTTGGAGCAGGTCCATGATAACGTGCTGGAGGAGATTAATCTGGGTGAAATGAACATCTCATCTCAGACTGCAGAGACAGCAGATGAAACACCTGTTCCACCCATCATTAAGACAATAGACCTAGATTTGGACAATCAGACCAGCCCTAGACACACAGCGGACACACACAGCCAGGCTGAGGGGaagaaaaccaagaaaaaaGGAGTGAAAAAGCCTCAAGCGAAAT TGCTTGAACTCGATGCTGTTGGAGAcggagaggaaaagaaagagaagaaaacagtgaagaaaaaggaaaagaaaaacgactccaaagagaaagtgaagaaaTCAGAGGAAGAGAAGA CAATCCAGATTGAATCAGTGGTAGAGTTCAATATTACGGAAGATAAACAAGCTAACATagacagtgatgatgatgacagaAAAGACTGGTCAAAGAAACCGGTTCCTCCAACtccaaagaagaagaagcattTCAACGCCT CGAGGTGCCATCTGAGTGACAGTGCAGATGACAACGAGGATGAGGAGGAAATTATAAGAACACAGAAGAAGCCTCCAAAAAGCACGAAGAACAACTACAATCTCGCTTCACTAAACTCGAACTACAGGCAGTCCTCATCAGACAGCGACTCTTCAGACATGGGAAAg TCTTCTCCAATCTCTCTGGAGGATCTGGAACAGTTTGCTCTTCGGCCTGCTCCGAGGGACACAACTATCCAGTGCCGGATCACCCGAGACAGGAGAGGAATGGAGAAAGGAATTTATCCCACGTATTACCTCCACATGGAGAAGGAGGATGGGAAGCGG GTGTTTCTTATGGCTGGACgaaagaggaagaaaagcaCAACGTCCAATTATCTGATCTCGATTGATCCTACTGATTTATCCAGAGACACAAGCAGCTATATAGGCAAACTAAG GTCAAATGTTTTAGGGACTAAATTCACTGTATATGACAACGGAGAAAACCCAGAAAGGAAGCCGTTCATTAAGGAAAGTGAATCACTTCGGCAAGAGCTAGCAGCAATATGTTAT gagaaaaacatACTGGGCTTTAAAGGCCCCAGAAAAATGACAGTGATCATTCCTGGCATGCATGAGAATGACGAAAGAGTCAGTATTCGCCCAAAAAGC GATATTGAATCTCTCCTCACTCGTTATGAAAATGGAAATAAGGAGAATCTGGTGTGTCTTGTTAATAAATCGCCCAGCTGGAACGAGCAGACTCAGTCATACGTGCTCAACTTCCACGGCCGAGTGACACAGGCATCTGTGAAGAACTTCCAGATTGTTCATCCTGATAACG AGGACTACATAGTAATGCAGTTTGGGAGGGTGGCGGAGGATGTGTTCTCCATGGACTTCAGCTTCCCCATGTGTGCTCTGCAAGCATTTGCCATCACTCTGTCCTCCTTTGACGGGAAACTGGCTTGTGAATGA